In Pseudomonas grandcourensis, the DNA window CTGGGCGGGGTCGGTCAGCAGCAGGTCGATCTGGCTCAGGCCGAACAACTCGTCGCCCAGGGTCAGGCCCAGCTGCAATTGCAGGGTGATGCCGCTGTCGGCGACTTCGATCTGCAACTGGTGGCCCAGGGCCCGGAGCAGCTCGCCACAGCAAATGGCGTTGGTCAGGTAATCGTCGCCGCTGTCTTCGGTGTGGAACAGCATCAATGTGCTGCCATCGTTCAAGGTCTCCACTTCGCCTTGATACAGCGACGCGGCCTGATCGAGGCAATCGCGATAGCGTTCGAGCAGTTCTTCAAGACGCGCCCGCGGCAGGCGTCGCAGTTGCTCCTGGGAGCCCAGTTGCACTGCCAGCACCGCGCTGTGTTGCGGCACGCTCGGCGTGGCCTTGCGAATCACTGGTTGTGGGGGACTGTCCAGCGACTCGTCGCGCAGATCGGCGAACGGGTCTTCATCATCGTCGTCTTCGACGGTGCTGACGATCTGCCGTGGCGCTGGCTTGAGCGCCGCTACCGGGCGGCTCTCGTCGAAACTCGGATCGCGCAGGTTACGGACTTCGAAGGCCGGGTCGGCCTCGTCATCGGCGTCGTCGAATTCCGGCTCCGGTTCCGGCACAGGGGCGGGCTCCGGGGCGAAGTTGGCGTGCAGCTGGCGCGCCAGGTCGCCGATTTCGTCCTGGCGGTCGGTGGCCGGGGTGTATTCGTCGATATTGCGCAGCCACACACGCAATTGCAGCAGTGGCGTGGAGAGATAACGCCCCATGCGCAGGCTCAGGGCCAGGGACAGGGCCAGCAGGATGGCGCTCAGAATGCCCATGCTTTGCAGGCTGATGGTCATCGGCTGCTGGAACTGGTCCATGTCCAGGCTGATGCGCAGCTGCCCGGCGGTCACGTCCTGGAAGGTGATCTTGCTCTGGTACATGCCCTCGGCTTCGCCCAGCAGGCCATGTTTGGGGCGCTGGCCGGATTCGGCGAGGATGCGGTTGTCCGGGCTATAGATGGCGGCGTGGGCCACCAGCTTGTTCTTGGTCAGGTTATTGAGCAGCACATTGAGGCTGAGGATGTCGTTGGACACCAACAGCTCGGTGGCCGAGGTGGCCGTCTGCGTGGTCAGGCTTTCGCCCAGCGCATCCGCCTGCTCGTGCATGGCCTGCTTGAACTGCAGGCCCATCACACCGGCATAGATGACCAGGGCCAGGGCGACCAGGATCACGTTATGGCTGGCGATGCGCAATGCAATCGGTACACGGCGGTGGCGCAGTGCCCGGAAGATCAGCAGGAAGAAGTTGTCGGTTTTTACTGGCGTAGGCCGGTTCACTTGAGCTCGGCTCTTTTGTCCGTGGAGTTGACGCGCAGTATAGCGACAGGCCCTAGGCCGTCAAAGCGCTCACGGTGCCCGATGGTCACTGAAAGTGGGTAGAATGCGGTTTTTTTCCACCTGCGGGGGTGCGCCTTGCGCGAAATCGTCCTGATAAACATCACGGGAGTCGACCGTCCGGGTCTGACTGCGGCCATTACCGGCGTTCTGGCCCAGGGTGGTGTGAACATTCTCGACATCGGTCAGGCGGTGATCCACGACACCTTGTCGTTCGGCATCCTGGTTGAAATTCCCGACACCGAGCAAGGCAAGTCCGTGCTCAAGGACATCCTGTTCAAGGGCTATGAGCTCGATCAGCAGGTGCGTTTCACGCCAGTGTCCGAAGTGGACTACCAGCAGTGGGTCGGCAACCAGGGCAAAAAGCGCCACATCGTGACCCTGCTGACCCGCAAGGTCACAGCCGGGCAGTTGCAGGCCGTGAGTTCGATCACCGCCAAATATGGCCTGAACATCGACCACATCGATCGTCTGTCCGGGCGCATGCCGCTGGACACCCCGGCTGACAAGGGCAAGGGCTGCATCGAGTTTTCCGTGCGCGGCGAAGCGGCTGATCCGCAGGCGCTGCGTGCCGAATTCCTCAGCGTCGCCCAGGAACTGAACGTCGACATCGCCTTCCAGGAAGATTCGCTGTTCCGTCGCAACCGTCGCCTGGCGGTGTTCGACATGGACTCGACGCTGATCGAAGCCGAAGTGATCGATGAACTGGCCAAGGCGGCCGGCGTGGGTGACAAAGTGTCGGAGATCACCGAGCGGGCAATGGCCGGTGAACTGGATTTC includes these proteins:
- the serB gene encoding phosphoserine phosphatase SerB, whose translation is MREIVLINITGVDRPGLTAAITGVLAQGGVNILDIGQAVIHDTLSFGILVEIPDTEQGKSVLKDILFKGYELDQQVRFTPVSEVDYQQWVGNQGKKRHIVTLLTRKVTAGQLQAVSSITAKYGLNIDHIDRLSGRMPLDTPADKGKGCIEFSVRGEAADPQALRAEFLSVAQELNVDIAFQEDSLFRRNRRLAVFDMDSTLIEAEVIDELAKAAGVGDKVSEITERAMAGELDFRASFKERLALLKGLDVNVLDSIGASLRLTEGAETLFAELKRLGYKTAILSGGFTYFAKQLQAKLGIDYVFANELEVVDGKVTGVAVEPIVDAQRKADLLKELAHKEGLRLEQTIAVGDGANDLPMLAIAGLGVAFRAKPLVKQSAKQAISTLGLDGVLYLLGFRDRDGQL
- a CDS encoding AhpA/YtjB family protein, yielding MNRPTPVKTDNFFLLIFRALRHRRVPIALRIASHNVILVALALVIYAGVMGLQFKQAMHEQADALGESLTTQTATSATELLVSNDILSLNVLLNNLTKNKLVAHAAIYSPDNRILAESGQRPKHGLLGEAEGMYQSKITFQDVTAGQLRISLDMDQFQQPMTISLQSMGILSAILLALSLALSLRMGRYLSTPLLQLRVWLRNIDEYTPATDRQDEIGDLARQLHANFAPEPAPVPEPEPEFDDADDEADPAFEVRNLRDPSFDESRPVAALKPAPRQIVSTVEDDDDEDPFADLRDESLDSPPQPVIRKATPSVPQHSAVLAVQLGSQEQLRRLPRARLEELLERYRDCLDQAASLYQGEVETLNDGSTLMLFHTEDSGDDYLTNAICCGELLRALGHQLQIEVADSGITLQLQLGLTLGDELFGLSQIDLLLTDPAQDALALSQHSRNLLLVERKISDDVLIRQRARIRPIASPEGACCVERLMEPYPSMLERQLARMHERRA